One Drosophila willistoni isolate 14030-0811.24 unplaced genomic scaffold, UCI_dwil_1.1 Seg15, whole genome shotgun sequence genomic window carries:
- the LOC111519704 gene encoding uncharacterized protein LOC111519704: protein MIKYVWHVAALMIVFCWLSSARSASYQQQQLNSLVMDQKPQQQQNRIQQASSGTSPVSFWKDMSLIYRIYQQCTGENMSVCLKVKLLTGLEKAFRSAKSLTLFEGVQFVSSSPDNQQRSKLPSISEQDIEAVLPRGVDAKEQVLNSMIMKRVGNFLQDHTLQIKFPDLRDTDSNSVEGRKKKNKKGSGAYIMIPLLLGGTFVPIAYGALAMLAGKALIVSKLALVLASIIGIKKLLSGGGGGK, encoded by the exons ATGATTAAATACGTGTGGCATGTGGCAGCTCTGATGATTGTCTTCTGTTGGCTGTCAAGTGCGCGTAGTGCCAgttatcagcagcagcaattgaaTAGCCTGGTCATGGATCAGAAGcctcaacagcaacagaatcGGATACAGCAGGCATCGAGTGGCACTAGTCCGGTTAGCTTTTGGAAGGACATGTCGCTGATTTATCGCATATATCAGCAATGTACTGGTGAAAATATGTCCGTTTGTCTAAAGGTGAAACTACTAACTGGCCTGGAAAAGGCTTTCCGTTCGGCAAAATCATTGACCCTCTTCGAGGGTGTTCAGTTTGTGAGCAGCAGTCCGGACAATCAGCAGCGATCCAAGCTGCCATCGATCAGCGAACAGGATATTGAGGCTGTACTGCCGCGTGGAGTAGATGCCAAGGAGCAGGTTCTGAATAGCATGATTATGAAGCGTGTTGGCAACTTTCTGCAAGATCACACTCTACAG ATTAAATTCCCTGATCTACGCGACACGGATAGCAACTCTGTAGAGGGACGTaagaagaagaataaaaaGGGCAGTGGAGCTTATATAATGATTCCCTTGCTGCTTGGCGGCACATTTGTGCCAATTGCCTATGGAGCCTTGGCTATGCTGGCCGGTAAAGCCTTAATTGTCTCTAAATTGGCGCTGGTATTGGCATCCATAATTGGCATCAAGAAACTATTGAGTGGCGGCGGCGGAGGTAAGTAA
- the LOC124460888 gene encoding uncharacterized protein LOC124460888, giving the protein MLIIIIKQKSKRDVQFSISNYETIFSLKKKIEKRMGIPAGQCDIWSTDGNTADADLILEMSGVQDGANNDSRPVISVYNGINFVGRLVVIEKGKETVSPVSSSLSVLEQSSDSSSESIKKCIQPQAQKRKINHDLPAENESPCDIKSRASSSDEEDDQPTDKEASNDAPFVDILPEKRSFVVVISASACNNRDFCKLLNEFFKSFAGYRNVGCLKFNKETPVQEYSGRLTLRQQTRVRWIGCWVSSAKKIITKLFPLRNFYISYQLES; this is encoded by the exons atgttgataattatcattaaacaaaaatctaaGAGA GATGTGCAATTTAGCATTTCCAATTATGAAACCATTTttagtttgaaaaaaaagattgaAAAACGTATGGGGATTCCTGCCGGACAATGTGACATTTGGTCAACAGACGGAAATACCGCAGACGCCGATCTTATATTGGAAATGTCAGGAGTTCAGGACGGTGCAAATAACGACAGTCGACCGGTTATATCAGTCTATAACGGTATTAATTTTGTGGGTCGGCTTGTGGTGATCGAAAAGGGCAAAGAGACTGTGTCGCCGGTAAGCAGCAGCTTGTCAGTGCTGGAACAAAGTTCAGATTCCAGCAGTGAATCTATCAAAAAATGTATACAACCACAGGCTcagaaacgaaaaataaatcaTGATTTACCTGCGGAGAATGAGAGTCCATGCGATATTAAATCTCGTGCTTCTAGTTCAGATGAGGAAGATGATCAGCCAACGGACAAAGAAGCAAGCAATGATGCACCATTCGTTGATATTCTCCCGGAAAAGAggtcatttgttgttgtcatctCGGCGTCCGCCTGCAACAACAGAGACTTCTGCAAActattgaatgaattttttaaaagcttTGCTGGATACAGAAACGTCGGATGTCTAAAGTTCAATAAAGAAACACCGGTTCAAGAATATAGTGGAAGGCTTACGTTGCGGCAGCAAACGAGAGTACGATGGATTGGGTGCTGGGTGTCATCTGCAAAAAAGATAATTACGAAGCTGTTCCCCTTACGGAATTTTTACATCTCTTACCAGCTCGAGTCATAG